A region from the Topomyia yanbarensis strain Yona2022 unplaced genomic scaffold, ASM3024719v1 HiC_scaffold_274, whole genome shotgun sequence genome encodes:
- the LOC131695081 gene encoding exonuclease 3'-5' domain-containing protein 2-like, translating into MQQNELSSMVVTAAAVVFAIYVVKRFFGRTDPLYNQTIKIVTNSRECIRVIETLRTHCQEHPILGLDCEWVSERGRRYPVALLQLATHRGFCALFRLCEMRRIPSELRNLLNDPSILKVGVGPDVDANYLEEDYNIRVIRTLDLRHLARDSGFPWPYGMANLAKNALGITMDKDWTISASDWESSDLTDRQIKYAANDAHVAVELFEVLAKRFVSRGIFTSQRDWLERVMKSVEYCIDQPFVDTSIV; encoded by the exons ATGCAACAAAATGAATTATCTTCGATGGTGGTCACAGCTGCTGCAGTTGTTTTTGCAATTTACGTAGTCAAGCGATTTTTCGGACGAACAGATCCACTTTATAACCAAACGATCAAGATAGTAACAAATTCTCGGGAATGCATACGCGTAATTGAAACGCTACGAACCCATTGCCAGGAGCACCCAATTCTTGGACTCGATTGTGAATGGGTAAGTGAACGAGGCAGGCGCTACCCTGTGGCCCTTCTGCAATTGGCAACGCACCGTGGATTCTGCGCACTATTCCGGCTGTGCGAGATGAGGCGGATTCCTTCTGAGTTGCGTAATCTTTTGAATGATCCAAGTATTTTGAAAGTCGGTGTTGGTCCGGACGTAGATGCAAACTATTTGGAGGAGGATTACAATATTCGTGTAATAAGAACACTGGATTTACGACACCTAGCGAGGGACAGTGGTTTTCCGTGGCCATACGGGATGGCTAATTTGGCTAAAAATGCGTTGGGGATTACGATGGATAAAGATTGGACTATCAGTGCCTCTGACTGGGAGTCCTCGGATTTAACTGATCGGCAGATTAAGTACGCAGCAAACGATGCACATGTGGCGGTGGAACTGTTTGAAGTACTTGCTAAGCGGTTTGTATCACG AGGAATTTTTACGTCACAAAGAGACTGGTTAGAGCGGGTGATGAAGAGCGTGGAATATTGCATTGATCAGCCATTTGTAGACACAAGTATAgtttaa